A single genomic interval of Lewinellaceae bacterium harbors:
- a CDS encoding M1 family metallopeptidase — MRQYQISLCLLLNLLLSFPAAAQPNLPRLAQLDVQHYTFKLELSDETDRISAAAAIRIRFLQALTSFDLDLVAPGEDGKGMRVLAVLEGDNPVAYRQERETLTLSPEPATQAGEERTFRVLYEGIPADGLIIDRNKYGDRTFFGDNWPNRAHHWLPCVDHPSDKAAVDFIVTAPDHYQVVANGIQLEETNLDDETKLTHWRETVPLPMKVAVIGAARFGVQYAGDAEGIPVTSWVYRQDREAGFYDYSLAVEVLEFFIKAIGPYPYRKLANVQSKTRYGGMENASNIFYYENSVSGGRTEEALIAHEIAHQWFGNSASEQNWFHIWLSEGFATYGADLYMEKKYGREKLVERLQSERQQVIAFANRKMAPIVDTTVTDWNALLNPNSYQKGAWVLHMLRRQVGEQAFWDGLRQYYALFSGGNALTTDFQRCMETASQQDLEWFFQQWIFRPGQPRLEVEWDKPRRKRLRLKIRQLQDGPAFRFPLDIQAVSTDGATSETWTVEVKEKSVETTVKCKFEPGQIILDPDTWLLFSK; from the coding sequence ATGCGCCAATACCAAATTTCCCTTTGCCTGCTCCTCAACCTTCTCCTCTCCTTCCCCGCCGCCGCCCAGCCCAACCTCCCCCGCCTGGCGCAGCTGGATGTGCAACACTACACCTTCAAGTTGGAGCTGTCGGACGAAACAGACCGGATATCGGCGGCCGCTGCCATCCGGATACGGTTTCTACAGGCCCTTACCAGCTTTGACTTAGACCTGGTAGCGCCAGGCGAGGATGGCAAAGGCATGCGCGTGCTGGCCGTCCTGGAAGGGGACAATCCGGTGGCCTACCGGCAAGAAAGAGAAACCCTCACCCTTTCCCCTGAACCGGCGACCCAGGCCGGCGAGGAGCGCACTTTCCGGGTGCTGTACGAGGGCATTCCCGCCGACGGGCTGATCATCGACCGGAACAAATATGGCGACCGCACCTTCTTCGGCGACAACTGGCCCAACCGCGCTCACCACTGGCTGCCCTGTGTGGACCACCCGTCTGACAAAGCTGCGGTGGATTTTATCGTCACCGCGCCCGACCACTACCAGGTGGTGGCCAACGGCATACAGCTGGAAGAGACCAACCTGGACGACGAAACCAAGTTGACCCACTGGCGGGAAACCGTGCCCCTGCCCATGAAAGTGGCGGTGATCGGAGCGGCCCGCTTCGGGGTGCAATACGCCGGCGACGCGGAAGGCATACCGGTGACCAGCTGGGTCTACCGGCAGGACCGGGAGGCGGGGTTCTACGACTACAGCCTGGCGGTGGAAGTGCTGGAGTTTTTCATTAAAGCCATCGGCCCTTACCCGTACCGCAAGCTGGCCAATGTGCAATCCAAAACCCGCTACGGGGGCATGGAGAACGCCAGCAACATCTTCTACTACGAAAATTCGGTGTCCGGCGGCCGTACGGAGGAGGCGCTCATCGCCCATGAGATCGCCCACCAGTGGTTTGGCAACAGCGCCTCCGAACAGAACTGGTTCCACATCTGGCTCAGCGAGGGCTTCGCTACCTACGGGGCAGATTTGTACATGGAGAAAAAATACGGCAGGGAAAAATTGGTGGAGCGCCTGCAGTCGGAACGGCAGCAAGTGATTGCCTTCGCCAACCGGAAGATGGCCCCGATTGTGGACACCACCGTCACCGACTGGAACGCCCTGCTCAACCCCAATTCCTACCAGAAGGGCGCCTGGGTGCTGCACATGCTGCGCCGGCAGGTGGGCGAGCAGGCCTTCTGGGACGGGCTGCGCCAGTACTATGCCCTGTTCAGCGGCGGCAACGCCCTGACTACAGACTTCCAGCGTTGCATGGAAACCGCCAGCCAGCAAGATTTGGAATGGTTTTTCCAACAATGGATCTTCCGCCCCGGCCAGCCCCGCCTGGAAGTGGAATGGGACAAACCCAGAAGAAAACGCCTGCGCCTGAAGATCCGCCAACTTCAGGACGGCCCTGCCTTCCGCTTCCCGCTGGACATTCAGGCCGTCAGCACCGACGGCGCCACGTCTGAAACCTGGACGGTAGAGGTGAAGGAAAAGTCAGTGGAAACTACGGTAAAGTGCAAATTCGAGCCCGGCCAGATCATTTTGGACCCGGATACGTGGTTGTTGTTTTCCAAATAA
- a CDS encoding DinB family protein gives MTRPPVFPWFERSFPQQLDPRLLPAIVERLADTPLRLRAKVARLPAGLLCLNPAGKWSIQEHIGHLLDLEPLWQGRWVDITHDAATMREADLTNRKTHEAGHNDRPLDVLLDEFEQARRASVVQLLQFRTKDLLMSSLHPRLQQPLNVTGLAFFVAEHDDHHLALMSRVAEGHWR, from the coding sequence ATGACTAGACCCCCTGTTTTCCCCTGGTTCGAACGCTCCTTTCCCCAACAATTGGATCCACGGCTGTTGCCAGCCATCGTAGAACGCCTCGCCGATACGCCACTCCGCCTGCGCGCCAAGGTAGCCAGACTGCCGGCCGGCCTGCTCTGCCTCAACCCGGCCGGCAAATGGTCCATTCAGGAGCACATCGGCCATTTGCTCGACCTGGAGCCGCTCTGGCAAGGGCGTTGGGTGGATATTACTCATGATGCCGCCACCATGCGGGAGGCAGATTTGACTAACCGGAAAACGCATGAAGCTGGCCATAACGACCGGCCTCTGGACGTCCTGTTGGATGAGTTTGAGCAGGCGCGCCGGGCCTCGGTGGTCCAGCTTCTGCAGTTTCGAACCAAGGACCTGCTGATGAGCTCCCTGCATCCCCGCCTGCAGCAACCGCTCAACGTCACCGGCCTGGCTTTTTTCGTGGCCGAGCACGACGACCACCACCTGGCGCTGATGAGCCGGGTGGCGGAAGGGCACTGGCGCTGA
- a CDS encoding pyruvate carboxylase translates to MQPKKKRFEKLMVANRGEIAIRVLRAASELNLRTVAIYTWEDRYSLHRYKADEAYQIGPDEEPLKPYLDIEEILTVAKENKVDAIHPGYGFLSENVQFARRCREEGIAFVGPAPEVMEELGDKVAAKVLARRVKVPIIEDSRQPLTDAGIALEEAKRIGFPVVVKAAAGGGGRGMRVVREEKNLKEAYNEARGEAKTAFGDDTVFLEKFIENPKHIEVQILGDQHGNIVHLFERDCSVQRRFQKVVEVAPAVTLKKKTRKKLYEYALSLAREVGYNNAGTVEFLVDSDKRIYFIEVNPRIQVEHTVTEEVTGIDLVRSQILVAMGYPLNHKTIFIRGQEDIECHGVAIQCRVTTEEPSNDFQPDYGTLIAYRSASGMGIRLDAGSAFPGAKISPFFDSLLVKVTAWGRTQKGASQRLHRALREFRIRGVKTNIGFLLNLLQHETFQEGKATVNFIKENPQLVEPPNWRDRGTKMLRYLADIIVNGHPDVKYFDPSIEFLPPVVPPYDPHAPVPGGTRQKLQELGPEGFAQWLKDYKPIQYTDTTFRDAHQSLLATRMRTYDLMKVARSFALHHPNDVFSMEVWGGATFDVALRFLKECPWKRLEFLREAIPNICFQMLLRGSNAVGYTAYPDNLIIRFIEEAAEAGIDIFRIFDSLNWVEAMKVSIRTVRERTNSVAEACICYTGDISSPGHPKYNLAYYLDLAKRLEDEGAHIIAIKDMAGLLKPLAAEMLIGELKNTVQTPIHLHTHDTSSIQAATYVKAIEAGVDVVDVAISSMSGLTSQPNFNSIAAMMKQHEREHPVDLQSLNQFSSYWESVRRYYYPFETELRAGTAEVYDHEIPGGQYSNLRPQARSLGLEEQFETIKKNYEIANDLFGDIVKVTPSSKVVGDMAMFMTSNGLTKEDILQRGDSLSFPDSVKALMRGDLGQAEGGFPPEIQKMVLKDEKPYTERPNAHLEPVDFEAEFPAFQQEFGDHLDFRNFLSYKLYPKVYQDYREHYENFGLIRALPSPAFFFGLKFNEEILVSLAPGKNLLIKYLNMTEPDFQGNRLVFFQLNGQTRSIPVHDRKLKMEVVMHRKAEAENEVGAPLQGSLSKILVSPGDEVAANAPLFIIEAMKMESTITSPAAGRVKKVHLKEKTLVEQDDLVVELE, encoded by the coding sequence ATGCAACCAAAGAAGAAGCGTTTCGAAAAACTCATGGTCGCCAACCGGGGCGAGATCGCCATCCGCGTGCTGCGGGCGGCCTCTGAACTGAACCTCCGCACCGTCGCCATCTATACCTGGGAAGACCGCTATTCCCTGCACCGATACAAAGCAGATGAAGCCTATCAGATCGGCCCGGACGAAGAGCCGCTGAAGCCCTACCTGGACATCGAGGAGATTCTCACCGTGGCCAAAGAGAATAAAGTGGACGCCATCCACCCCGGATATGGGTTCCTGTCCGAAAATGTACAGTTTGCCCGCCGCTGCCGGGAGGAAGGCATCGCCTTTGTCGGCCCTGCTCCGGAGGTGATGGAAGAACTGGGCGACAAGGTGGCCGCCAAGGTGCTCGCCCGGCGCGTAAAAGTGCCCATCATCGAAGACAGCCGGCAGCCGCTCACCGATGCCGGCATCGCCCTGGAAGAGGCTAAACGCATCGGCTTCCCGGTGGTGGTTAAAGCTGCGGCCGGCGGCGGCGGGCGCGGCATGCGCGTGGTCCGGGAGGAAAAAAACCTGAAAGAAGCTTATAATGAAGCCCGGGGAGAAGCCAAAACTGCTTTTGGCGACGACACGGTCTTCCTCGAAAAATTCATCGAGAACCCCAAGCACATCGAAGTGCAAATCCTGGGCGACCAGCACGGCAACATCGTGCACCTCTTCGAAAGAGACTGCTCCGTGCAGCGCCGCTTTCAGAAGGTGGTGGAAGTGGCGCCTGCCGTTACCCTCAAAAAAAAGACCAGGAAAAAACTCTACGAATACGCGCTGAGCCTGGCGCGGGAGGTCGGCTACAACAACGCCGGAACCGTCGAATTCCTGGTGGATAGCGACAAGCGCATCTACTTCATCGAAGTCAACCCCCGGATTCAGGTGGAACACACCGTTACGGAAGAGGTCACCGGCATCGACCTGGTGCGGTCGCAAATCCTCGTCGCCATGGGGTACCCGCTGAACCACAAGACCATCTTCATCCGCGGGCAGGAAGATATAGAATGCCACGGGGTGGCCATTCAGTGCCGGGTCACTACCGAAGAGCCGAGCAATGATTTCCAGCCCGATTACGGCACGCTGATCGCCTACCGTTCCGCTTCCGGCATGGGCATCCGGCTGGATGCGGGCAGCGCCTTCCCGGGCGCCAAGATTTCTCCTTTCTTCGACAGCCTGCTGGTGAAGGTAACCGCCTGGGGGCGGACGCAGAAGGGAGCGTCCCAGCGCCTGCACCGCGCCCTGCGGGAATTTCGCATCCGCGGCGTGAAGACCAACATCGGCTTTCTGCTCAACCTGCTGCAGCACGAGACCTTTCAGGAAGGCAAAGCCACCGTCAATTTCATCAAGGAAAACCCCCAACTGGTGGAGCCGCCCAACTGGCGAGACCGCGGCACCAAAATGCTGCGCTATCTGGCCGACATCATCGTCAATGGCCACCCGGACGTCAAATACTTTGACCCCAGCATCGAATTCCTGCCTCCGGTAGTGCCACCTTACGACCCTCACGCTCCTGTTCCCGGCGGCACGCGGCAGAAGCTGCAGGAGCTCGGCCCCGAAGGCTTCGCACAATGGCTGAAAGACTACAAACCCATCCAGTACACCGATACTACCTTCCGCGATGCCCACCAGTCGCTGCTGGCTACCCGCATGCGCACCTACGACCTGATGAAGGTGGCCCGCAGTTTCGCCCTGCACCACCCCAATGACGTCTTCTCCATGGAAGTATGGGGCGGCGCCACCTTCGACGTAGCCCTGCGCTTCCTCAAGGAGTGCCCCTGGAAACGGCTGGAGTTCCTCCGGGAGGCCATTCCGAACATCTGCTTCCAGATGCTGCTGCGCGGTTCCAACGCCGTGGGCTACACCGCCTACCCCGACAACCTGATCATCCGGTTCATCGAGGAGGCCGCCGAAGCGGGCATCGACATCTTCCGCATCTTCGACTCCCTCAACTGGGTGGAAGCCATGAAGGTGAGCATCCGCACCGTGCGCGAGCGCACCAACAGCGTGGCAGAAGCCTGTATTTGCTACACCGGGGATATTTCCAGCCCCGGCCACCCCAAGTACAACCTGGCCTACTACCTCGACCTGGCCAAACGCCTGGAGGACGAAGGCGCCCACATCATCGCCATTAAGGATATGGCCGGCCTGCTCAAGCCGCTGGCAGCCGAAATGCTGATCGGCGAGCTGAAAAATACGGTTCAAACCCCCATCCACCTGCACACCCACGACACCTCCTCTATTCAGGCGGCGACTTATGTCAAGGCCATCGAGGCGGGCGTCGACGTGGTGGACGTGGCCATCAGCTCTATGTCAGGCCTGACTTCCCAGCCCAACTTCAACTCCATCGCCGCCATGATGAAGCAGCACGAGCGGGAACACCCGGTGGATCTGCAGTCCCTCAACCAGTTCTCTTCCTACTGGGAGTCGGTTCGGCGTTACTATTATCCTTTCGAGACGGAGCTGCGCGCCGGCACCGCCGAGGTATACGACCATGAGATTCCCGGCGGGCAGTACTCCAACCTGCGCCCGCAGGCGCGCTCGTTGGGCCTGGAAGAGCAGTTCGAAACCATCAAGAAAAACTATGAGATCGCCAACGACCTGTTCGGCGACATCGTCAAGGTGACGCCCTCCTCCAAGGTGGTGGGCGACATGGCCATGTTCATGACCTCCAACGGCCTGACCAAAGAGGACATCCTCCAGCGAGGCGACTCCCTCTCCTTCCCCGACAGCGTCAAGGCGCTGATGCGGGGCGACCTGGGCCAGGCCGAAGGCGGCTTCCCTCCGGAGATTCAGAAAATGGTGCTCAAAGACGAAAAGCCCTACACCGAGCGCCCCAACGCCCATCTGGAGCCGGTGGATTTTGAAGCGGAATTCCCCGCCTTCCAGCAGGAGTTCGGCGACCACCTGGATTTCCGCAACTTCCTTTCCTACAAATTGTACCCCAAAGTGTACCAGGACTACCGGGAGCACTATGAAAACTTCGGGCTGATCCGCGCCCTGCCCAGCCCGGCTTTCTTCTTCGGCCTGAAATTCAACGAAGAGATTCTGGTCAGCCTGGCGCCCGGCAAGAACCTGCTCATCAAGTACCTCAACATGACTGAGCCGGACTTCCAGGGCAACCGCCTGGTCTTCTTCCAGCTCAACGGCCAGACCCGCTCCATCCCGGTCCACGACCGCAAACTGAAGATGGAGGTGGTGATGCACCGCAAAGCGGAAGCGGAAAATGAGGTCGGCGCGCCCCTGCAGGGCAGCCTCTCCAAAATCCTGGTCAGCCCGGGCGACGAGGTAGCGGCTAATGCGCCCCTGTTCATCATCGAGGCCATGAAGATGGAGAGTACCATTACCTCGCCGGCGGCGGGCCGGGTGAAGAAGGTGCATTTGAAGGAAAAGACGCTGGTGGAGCAGGATGATTTGGTGGTGGAGTTGGAGTGA